In one Thermococcus sp. 2319x1 genomic region, the following are encoded:
- a CDS encoding class I SAM-dependent methyltransferase: protein MEIRAFSKYRKRALSLVRGKVLEIGVGTGKNLPYYPKDVEVIGIDFSRNMLKKAEERRRKLRLENVTLLYMDAQDLEFEDNTFDTIVSTFVFCTVPDPIKGLKEAYRVLKPGGRAIFLEHMKSESKLLNVPLYLMEPFIRTLLGTSLLRETQRNIERAGFKIEKVENLFYDIVRLIIATKD, encoded by the coding sequence ATGGAGATACGAGCTTTTTCAAAATACAGGAAAAGAGCCCTAAGTCTTGTTAGGGGTAAAGTCCTCGAGATAGGAGTAGGAACGGGAAAGAACCTCCCATATTACCCGAAGGATGTGGAGGTTATTGGCATAGACTTCAGCAGAAACATGCTTAAAAAAGCTGAAGAACGGAGAAGGAAGCTCAGGTTAGAGAACGTCACGCTTTTATACATGGACGCCCAAGATCTGGAGTTTGAGGATAATACCTTCGACACCATAGTTAGCACGTTCGTCTTCTGTACAGTTCCAGATCCGATTAAAGGGCTAAAAGAGGCTTACAGAGTGCTAAAACCTGGAGGAAGAGCAATATTTCTTGAGCACATGAAAAGCGAGTCAAAGCTTCTCAACGTCCCCCTCTACCTCATGGAGCCCTTCATAAGAACGCTCCTCGGAACTTCTCTGCTGAGGGAAACTCAGAGAAACATCGAGAGGGCGGGCTTTAAAATAGAAAAGGTCGAGAACCTCTTCTATGATATCGTGAGGCTGATAATAGCTACAAAAGACTGA
- a CDS encoding ATP-binding cassette domain-containing protein, producing the protein MSEIIIKIENLNLIYKRGQERIKALDSINLTISKGEKVGILGPNGAGKSSLIKILAGIIRPTSGNVICLGLNPFKDRRKYLEKIGVVFGHKGFLIPDVPVIMSLKLAAAVYGVPKEEFNKKLKELTEILGIERSLLKRPPRLMSLGQRIKFELISSLLHEPELLILDEALIGIDVVSRHIIKNYLTKINKELETTILISSHILSDVEDFCDRVIILNSGKLVLDTSIEQLKKRLGQLKQIEMHVISEAYAPYVAEMLKKVSSDVTVDGTFVKCRLPSEKVNEILTLMLMPNNHKLNIIEDIIIKEPSLEDIIKKVSNYE; encoded by the coding sequence ATGTCCGAGATAATAATCAAAATAGAAAATCTTAACCTCATTTACAAGCGTGGCCAAGAGCGCATCAAAGCGTTAGATTCAATTAACTTGACTATCAGCAAAGGTGAAAAAGTTGGCATACTGGGTCCCAACGGGGCGGGGAAGTCATCACTAATAAAAATTTTGGCGGGAATTATTAGGCCTACATCTGGAAATGTAATTTGTTTAGGTTTGAACCCCTTTAAAGACCGTCGTAAATATCTGGAAAAAATTGGAGTTGTTTTTGGGCATAAAGGTTTTTTAATCCCAGATGTACCTGTTATAATGTCTCTTAAACTCGCAGCTGCAGTATATGGTGTGCCTAAAGAAGAATTTAACAAAAAACTCAAAGAATTGACTGAAATTTTAGGAATTGAACGAAGTCTTCTAAAGCGCCCTCCTCGCTTGATGTCCCTTGGTCAAAGAATAAAATTTGAACTAATTTCTTCTCTCCTTCACGAACCCGAACTTCTTATTCTCGATGAAGCCCTAATCGGAATTGATGTTGTGTCAAGACATATTATAAAAAACTATTTGACAAAGATAAACAAGGAACTTGAGACCACAATTTTAATTTCATCCCATATTTTATCTGACGTGGAAGATTTTTGTGATCGAGTCATAATACTGAACAGTGGCAAGTTAGTACTTGACACGAGCATAGAACAGCTGAAAAAGCGGCTTGGACAATTAAAGCAAATTGAAATGCACGTAATTTCCGAAGCTTATGCACCTTACGTAGCGGAGATGCTCAAGAAGGTCTCTTCTGATGTTACAGTGGACGGGACATTTGTAAAGTGCAGATTGCCATCTGAAAAAGTCAATGAAATTTTAACACTCATGTTAATGCCCAACAATCACAAATTGAACATTATAGAGGACATTATCATTAAAGAACCTTCTTTGGAAGACATCATTAAGAAGGTGTCTAACTATGAATAG
- a CDS encoding ABC transporter ATP-binding protein, which translates to MGEPLIMCKELTKTFGKTRALDRINFSAPPGLIILLGKNGSGKSTLAKIISTLLPYDEGNVKVKGKEVNSNKREIRQMISYLPQDNIVEDALTVQEIVELYSRLFGEPDTKADELLDYLGLSPYRDTLAGNLSGGLKRRLSILLAFLPDRDIYILDEPFEELDFWGRIKVTELIHHALKKGKSIFLISHTATWLEEIADYILILHQGKLLYADSPNNLKQAFKDVYAIDMESLSEIKKILKSHHNVTAAINERVSVIGERHALSNITKIKNEEIREASISEICAFIVNNAALQQSNFIKKL; encoded by the coding sequence ATGGGGGAACCTCTCATTATGTGCAAAGAACTAACAAAAACATTTGGAAAAACACGTGCTCTTGACAGGATTAACTTTTCAGCCCCTCCGGGACTGATAATATTGCTTGGTAAAAACGGAAGTGGGAAAAGCACCTTGGCTAAGATAATCAGTACGCTTTTACCCTACGACGAGGGGAATGTAAAGGTAAAAGGAAAGGAAGTAAACTCAAACAAAAGAGAAATCCGGCAAATGATATCATACCTGCCCCAAGATAATATAGTCGAGGATGCCTTAACTGTTCAGGAAATTGTTGAACTGTATTCCAGGCTTTTTGGAGAACCTGACACTAAGGCAGATGAGCTATTGGATTACCTGGGGCTCTCTCCGTATAGGGACACTCTTGCCGGAAACTTAAGCGGAGGCTTAAAAAGGCGCCTGTCAATACTCCTTGCATTTCTACCTGACAGAGACATTTATATTTTGGACGAACCATTCGAAGAGCTGGATTTTTGGGGGCGAATTAAGGTTACGGAGCTAATTCATCACGCTTTAAAGAAAGGTAAAAGCATTTTCCTCATATCTCACACGGCCACCTGGCTTGAGGAGATAGCCGATTATATATTGATTCTACATCAAGGAAAACTACTGTACGCAGATTCTCCCAACAATCTGAAACAGGCATTTAAGGATGTCTATGCAATAGATATGGAGTCACTTTCGGAGATTAAGAAAATCCTGAAAAGCCACCATAATGTAACAGCGGCAATTAATGAAAGAGTGTCGGTCATTGGAGAACGCCATGCCCTCTCCAATATTACAAAGATTAAAAACGAAGAGATCCGGGAGGCATCTATCAGCGAAATATGCGCTTTTATCGTGAACAATGCAGCTTTACAGCAAAGCAACTTCATCAAAAAACTATAA
- a CDS encoding cytochrome C biogenesis protein has translation MKKIILLLFGLLSMSGRVLAEPINEFTGLTTLSVIALGILNAFRPSIFLMIVFLLSMIALIDKNKVLKVGLSFTAGAFLGYTIIASVLMNLHGKFIGLRYFVVAFGILVGAYKIASSLGYVKISPSNPLREKSNRILERATSPPSAFLVGGIMSFLSLSCVLPSYLLVTSLLSDGFSLGTRAVLLGVFIGISVLPLALVTLGFHYGSRYAKLGEAVNKLSKMSGRGDLAMGMVLVFVSILYLLLLG, from the coding sequence ATGAAAAAGATTATCTTACTATTATTTGGGCTGTTAAGCATGAGCGGAAGAGTTCTAGCCGAGCCCATAAACGAATTTACGGGATTGACGACCCTTTCCGTAATAGCACTTGGGATTCTGAATGCATTTAGGCCCTCTATTTTTCTGATGATTGTGTTTCTCCTCTCGATGATAGCTCTGATCGACAAAAATAAGGTTCTCAAAGTTGGACTCTCGTTTACTGCGGGAGCTTTTCTGGGATATACTATAATAGCCTCCGTCTTGATGAACCTCCACGGAAAATTTATCGGCTTAAGGTACTTTGTTGTGGCATTTGGCATCTTAGTGGGAGCCTACAAAATAGCATCATCTCTGGGATATGTAAAAATATCCCCAAGCAACCCCCTGAGGGAGAAAAGCAACAGAATTCTTGAGAGGGCTACATCACCACCGAGTGCTTTTTTAGTGGGTGGCATAATGTCTTTTCTCTCTCTTTCGTGTGTTCTTCCCTCGTACCTGCTTGTAACCTCTTTGTTATCTGATGGATTCTCCTTAGGCACTAGGGCAGTACTCTTGGGAGTGTTCATTGGGATTTCAGTGCTCCCCTTGGCATTAGTTACGTTGGGGTTCCACTATGGAAGCAGATATGCAAAGCTCGGCGAAGCTGTCAACAAACTCTCAAAAATGAGTGGAAGAGGGGACTTAGCCATGGGTATGGTGCTCGTGTTCGTGAGCATCCTTTACCTCCTGCTCCTTGGATAG